The Candidatus Tanganyikabacteria bacterium nucleotide sequence ATCCGGTAGCCTGACGGCTGAATGGGGCCCGCGACGGCCCCCCATCCGGTGCGCCCGATGAGCCAGGCGGCAGCGAAGCCGAACGCCACGCAAAGCGGGAACTGCAGCAGGCCCGTCAGGACCATCGTGCGCCCGCTGGCCAGGATCTTCTTGACGTCGATCTCGAGCCCGATCAGGAACAGCAGCAGCACCAAGCCGAGATGGGCGATGGTCTCGATGTTCCCTCGGTCCGTCATGGGCCGGCTGACCTCCGGCCCCGCCAGTATTCCGGCAGCCAGAAAGGCCGCGATGCTCGGGATCTTGAACCGGGTGAAGAGGACCGAGAGCAGGCCTGCCAGGAACACCGACAGGCCAATATCCCGGACCAGCGAGTCAGCGCCGGCCCCTCCACCCGCGAGAAGGGCGATCAAGGTCTTCTCTCCTCTCTGTCGTTCGCGCCGTGAGCCACCGTCCGCCGGCGCTCCCGGCGCTCGGCCAGCCAGAACATCACCGCCATCACGGTGAACAGCAGCAAGACGCCGCCGTTCATCTCGGTAGCAACTCGTCGGTGGAGTCGTCGCCGTCCAGGTGTTCGAGCTGCTCCCGGGCCCCCATGACAAGGAGCGCGTCACCCGGCAGGAACGCATCGTCCGAGTCGGGGTTCGGAATGACCCGCCCGTTCCGCTTGAGCGCGAGCACGGCGATGCCCAGCCGCCTGCGCAGGTCGAGGTCGCGGAGGGACTGCCCGAGGAGCGGAGACAGGCCGCCGAGCTGTACCCACTGGATCTCGGCCTCGCCGATGAAGTCCTCGATGCCGGGGACGTCCTCGGGAAGGAAGCCGTC carries:
- a CDS encoding cation:proton antiporter; translated protein: MIALLAGGGAGADSLVRDIGLSVFLAGLLSVLFTRFKIPSIAAFLAAGILAGPEVSRPMTDRGNIETIAHLGLVLLLFLIGLEIDVKKILASGRTMVLTGLLQFPLCVAFGFAAAWLIGRTGWGAVAGPIQPSGYRIIAAADRATGGSTTVQPSQLDRLQTSQRPTRGLRPRRDPGLSPHESPA